Proteins encoded in a region of the Zea mays cultivar B73 chromosome 2, Zm-B73-REFERENCE-NAM-5.0, whole genome shotgun sequence genome:
- the LOC118476395 gene encoding uncharacterized protein, giving the protein MSSRGKKRLVVEVDLDLDPVAEVTAAFDRLCVSVVNKPPPAAAVGKDSASSTLVNSVAFGKDSSSSARSPPTMSTEQPHSWSTPAVTTPLSAASTVPYARYKEVYNGLNDAIEEMQKVAMNLKALSTEYIVPEPSSGKEILVNQLMWRVHELAQSLDEALYRSLLAQAGPSPPLSEYFDNDRSDDEAHMMSGGDWALEDVNFEEIRDRMRN; this is encoded by the exons ATGTCGTCGAGGGGGAAGAAGAGGCTAGTGGTCGAGGTGGATCTCGATTTAGATCCTGTAGCTGAGGTCACCGCCGCCTTCGATCGACTCTGTGTTTCCGTAGTGAACAAGCCGCCACCAGCTGCCGCCGTTGGTAAGGATTCAGCCTCCTCCACCTTGGTCAACAGTGTAGCCTTTGGTAAGGATTCTTCCTCCTCCGCTCGATCTCCTCCGACGATGTCCACCGAACAGCCTCACTCATGGAGCACTCCGGCCGTCACCACTCCATTGTCAGCAGCATCAACTGTGCCG TATGCCAGGTACAAAGAGGTCTATAATGGCCTTAATGACGCCATTGAAGAGATGCAGAAAGTAGCGATGAATTTGAAGGCATTGTCTACTGAGTACATTGTTCCTGAGCCTTCTTCGGGTAAAGAGATCTTGGTGAACCAATTAATGTGGCGCGTTCATGAGCTTGCGCAGTCACTAGATGAAGCATTGTATCGATCTCTACTCGCTCAGGCCGGTCCTTCACCACCCTTGTCTGAGTATTTTGACAACGACAGATCAGATGATGAAGCCCACATGATGAGTGGTGGGGATTGGGCTCTGGaagatgttaattttgaagagatTCGGGATCGTATGAGGAACTAG